A window of the Desulforapulum autotrophicum HRM2 genome harbors these coding sequences:
- a CDS encoding glycosyltransferase family 2 protein, translating into MENKQQHPLVSAIIPTFNRGWILREAIQSVIDQTYQPMEIIVVDDGSTDETPSLLHAFGQQIRVITQENRGVSAARNLGIRASRGELIALLDSDDLWTPEKIDRQVAFFNDHPDAMICQTQEIWIRNGKRVNPKNKHKKRGGMIFEPSLELCLVSPSAVMMHRTLFDLKGFFDERLPACEDYDLWLRISTTHPIHLMDQACTIKRGGHDDQLSGHHSLDRYRIAAIEKLLDTDALTPEQRRAAVKVFQEKTAIYGQGCIKRGKIDLGKHYLAKGKKGYAPGA; encoded by the coding sequence ATGGAAAACAAACAACAGCACCCCCTTGTTTCAGCAATCATCCCCACCTTTAACAGGGGATGGATTTTACGAGAAGCAATCCAGTCGGTGATCGATCAGACATACCAGCCCATGGAGATCATTGTTGTGGATGACGGCTCCACGGACGAGACCCCTTCACTCCTCCACGCCTTTGGCCAGCAAATCAGGGTAATCACCCAGGAAAACAGGGGGGTGAGTGCCGCAAGAAATCTGGGAATCCGCGCGAGCCGGGGAGAACTTATCGCCTTGCTTGACTCGGACGATCTCTGGACCCCTGAAAAGATCGATCGCCAGGTGGCTTTTTTCAACGATCATCCGGACGCGATGATCTGCCAGACCCAGGAAATCTGGATCCGGAACGGCAAAAGGGTCAACCCGAAAAACAAGCACAAAAAAAGGGGTGGAATGATTTTTGAACCCTCCCTTGAACTTTGCCTTGTCAGCCCGTCGGCCGTCATGATGCATCGCACCCTGTTTGACCTCAAGGGCTTTTTTGACGAACGTCTTCCGGCCTGCGAAGATTATGATCTCTGGCTGAGGATATCAACCACACATCCCATCCACCTCATGGACCAGGCCTGCACCATAAAACGGGGCGGACACGACGACCAGCTCTCAGGCCACCACTCCCTTGACCGGTACAGAATCGCGGCCATTGAAAAACTGTTGGATACAGATGCCCTCACCCCGGAACAGCGCAGGGCTGCGGTAAAGGTATTCCAGGAAAAAACCGCCATTTACGGCCAGGGATGCATCAAACGGGGAAAGATAGATCTGGGCAAACACTACCTGGCAAAAGGGAAAAAGGGATACGCCCCAGGGGCTTGA
- a CDS encoding FapA family protein → MPDPSTHEILIIEHDGDLGRRIEAVLNGAGHRTHCKTASLEGLAMLEEKDEEPFSLVISSFRMPVMDGDQILERAKLASPLTQRMIITDPGEVETVMGAVNKAEVHACLSIPFTDVDLLAQVNLCLDAHAMEMKRANLIRVTERQNRQMYRLAKLFKERDNSFASQIKSKTKQLRVEQSRGASGSGRSHPPMTLGEFLELTAGPFSPVTFVEAFQGLSSELLALVNTACAEEGIELEAMTYESARSAAALSESKEPMDRVFSLLYSVVGARGGLNPVEVKPVFTTPLDDYMDFTISEDRLTAFARLKKKYNDIVTIPGVKDALGALGVTFGIKQDALIKTWLSLATPEGKPFVIAQGTAPVPPVDAGVNYHFKTDFLQAGKVRPDGSIDFRERGDIPFTTKSSLLAEKTSPIGGSPGVDLSGTPIQVADPVDIIFNAGQGARLSEDGLRIYADCDGQPHLDAMGNVTVLSELTIKGDVDFETGNINFKGNVIVGGVIKEGFSVRGANLTAGQIEGADIELTGDLNVGGGIIDAKLIKVQGSVQAKYVNNSFVRAFGDLIVQKEIIDSTVFLSGACENLSGNIISSTIVARKGVKAFNIGTETSQSTHIRVGVDDHIQMLLAEVNKTMDKNLDQVEQLKQEIVGFEVEDQGLNVKISDAAHIQDRAQVELGKIEGQMAAIKDSKDFQAFDRLSNMVKKLHVAARRAEEGLDRAFHLQDVLVEKIRKKKHQIALIEDQNRSLIDEKKAMTAFLEKAEALPRVIVAQKARPETFIEGPNTQIRLKNIISKSRIVEVRRDGDDGVLFFEMVVSNL, encoded by the coding sequence ATGCCAGATCCTAGTACCCACGAAATTTTGATCATTGAGCACGATGGGGACCTCGGTCGTCGGATTGAGGCTGTATTGAACGGTGCAGGCCACAGAACCCATTGCAAAACCGCCTCCCTTGAGGGGCTCGCTATGCTTGAGGAAAAGGATGAGGAACCTTTTTCCCTGGTTATTTCAAGCTTCAGGATGCCCGTAATGGATGGGGACCAGATCCTTGAGCGGGCAAAACTTGCCTCTCCCCTGACCCAGAGAATGATCATTACTGATCCGGGTGAAGTTGAGACGGTCATGGGTGCCGTGAACAAGGCAGAAGTCCATGCCTGCCTTTCCATCCCCTTTACCGATGTGGATCTTCTCGCCCAGGTCAACCTGTGTCTGGATGCCCATGCAATGGAGATGAAGCGGGCAAATCTGATCCGGGTCACGGAACGTCAGAATCGGCAGATGTACCGGCTGGCAAAACTCTTTAAAGAACGGGACAATTCTTTTGCCTCCCAGATCAAGTCAAAAACAAAACAGCTGCGGGTTGAGCAATCCAGGGGCGCATCCGGTTCCGGGAGATCACACCCCCCCATGACCCTTGGGGAGTTTCTCGAGTTAACCGCAGGGCCTTTTTCTCCTGTAACCTTTGTTGAGGCGTTCCAGGGGCTGTCCAGTGAACTGTTAGCCCTTGTTAACACAGCCTGTGCAGAGGAAGGTATTGAACTTGAAGCCATGACCTATGAAAGCGCCAGGTCAGCGGCAGCCCTTTCCGAGTCAAAAGAACCCATGGACAGGGTCTTTTCGTTGCTCTATTCCGTGGTTGGTGCCCGTGGAGGATTAAACCCCGTTGAAGTTAAACCCGTTTTCACCACACCCCTTGATGACTACATGGATTTTACAATTTCAGAGGACCGGTTGACCGCCTTTGCGCGGCTGAAAAAGAAATATAACGACATTGTGACAATTCCAGGGGTTAAGGATGCTCTTGGGGCCCTTGGGGTCACCTTTGGTATCAAGCAGGATGCCCTTATTAAAACCTGGCTTTCCCTGGCCACACCCGAAGGAAAACCCTTTGTCATTGCCCAGGGCACGGCGCCTGTTCCCCCTGTTGATGCAGGGGTGAATTACCATTTTAAAACCGATTTTCTCCAAGCCGGCAAGGTGAGACCCGACGGCAGCATTGATTTCAGGGAGCGTGGAGACATTCCCTTTACCACAAAGTCGTCGCTCCTTGCAGAAAAGACAAGCCCCATTGGGGGAAGTCCTGGTGTTGATCTTTCAGGTACTCCGATTCAGGTGGCCGATCCCGTGGACATCATCTTTAATGCCGGCCAGGGCGCAAGGCTGTCCGAGGATGGACTGCGAATATATGCTGATTGTGATGGGCAGCCCCACCTTGACGCCATGGGCAATGTGACGGTCCTTTCAGAGTTGACCATTAAGGGAGATGTGGATTTTGAGACCGGTAACATCAACTTCAAGGGCAACGTCATCGTTGGTGGGGTTATCAAGGAGGGGTTCAGCGTCCGGGGAGCAAACCTGACAGCAGGACAGATTGAGGGGGCAGATATTGAGCTTACCGGAGATCTGAATGTCGGGGGAGGAATTATTGATGCAAAGCTCATAAAGGTGCAGGGCAGTGTCCAGGCAAAATACGTTAACAATTCGTTTGTCCGGGCCTTTGGTGATCTGATTGTGCAGAAGGAGATTATTGATTCAACCGTGTTCTTGAGCGGTGCATGTGAGAACTTGAGCGGCAACATCATTTCATCCACCATTGTTGCCAGAAAAGGGGTCAAAGCCTTTAATATCGGTACTGAGACATCCCAGTCTACTCATATCCGGGTAGGAGTGGACGATCATATACAGATGCTTCTGGCCGAAGTGAACAAGACAATGGATAAAAATCTTGACCAGGTGGAGCAGCTCAAACAGGAGATCGTTGGGTTTGAAGTCGAGGATCAGGGTCTTAACGTGAAAATTTCCGACGCAGCCCATATCCAGGATCGCGCCCAGGTAGAGCTTGGGAAAATTGAGGGTCAGATGGCCGCAATCAAGGATTCCAAGGATTTCCAGGCATTTGATCGGCTCTCAAACATGGTGAAAAAACTCCATGTGGCGGCCCGCAGGGCTGAAGAGGGGCTTGATCGGGCCTTCCATCTCCAGGATGTCCTTGTTGAAAAGATTCGGAAGAAAAAACACCAGATTGCCCTTATCGAGGATCAGAACAGGTCCCTGATCGATGAAAAAAAAGCGATGACTGCTTTTTTGGAAAAAGCAGAGGCCCTGCCCCGTGTGATCGTTGCCCAAAAGGCCCGGCCCGAGACCTTTATTGAGGGCCCGAACACCCAGATTCGCCTGAAAAATATTATCTCAAAAAGCAGGATTGTTGAGGTCAGACGGGATGGGGATGACGGGGTTCTATTCTTTGAAATGGTCGTTTCAAATCTCTAA
- a CDS encoding nitroreductase family protein — protein MKNRTVLELIKANRSCRRFDASYSLDEKMLRSLVDHARHSASAGNLQPLKYVLSCDKARNDAIFPCIVWAAYLTDWKGPVETEQPTGYIVILGDTTITKNFRCDHGIAAQSILLGARENGLAGCMIAAFDPKRLRKILAIDPRYEILLVLALGKPVEEAVIEDLAPEGDIRYFRDEHDVHHVPKRSLDELILS, from the coding sequence ATGAAAAACCGGACTGTTCTTGAACTGATCAAAGCCAATCGAAGCTGCCGCAGGTTTGACGCCTCCTACTCACTGGACGAAAAGATGTTGCGTAGTCTCGTGGACCACGCAAGGCATTCAGCCTCAGCTGGCAATCTCCAGCCGTTAAAGTATGTTCTCTCCTGTGACAAGGCCAGGAACGACGCGATTTTTCCCTGTATTGTATGGGCCGCCTACCTGACCGATTGGAAAGGGCCTGTGGAGACGGAACAACCCACGGGATACATTGTGATCCTTGGGGATACGACCATTACAAAGAACTTTCGTTGCGACCATGGTATTGCCGCCCAGTCCATTCTTCTTGGGGCAAGGGAAAATGGCCTTGCCGGATGCATGATTGCAGCCTTTGACCCCAAACGGCTTCGAAAGATCCTGGCCATTGACCCGCGGTACGAAATCCTTCTGGTGCTTGCCCTTGGTAAACCGGTTGAAGAGGCCGTTATTGAAGATCTTGCACCCGAAGGAGACATCCGTTATTTCAGGGATGAACACGATGTCCACCATGTACCCAAACGATCCCTTGATGAACTCATCCTTTCCTAG
- a CDS encoding pyridoxal-dependent decarboxylase yields MNSNDRKNPSLIADWKTLERIFIRPEDEACRKTLVKYMEQILFGLHDFLNSNVGVTQEISLLELTNLYRDTLISPDPEKKLENVISDIIHKIAPRAVNVASPYFVGHMTAAIPFFMVHLKTIVAALNQNVIKLETSKVLSVIEKQVLAKIHRLIYRRDEAFYQTHVQSVDTSLGAFTTGGTTANLMAMWVARNHFLGAGVEQQGMAAAMQAKGVERAVILVSKRGHYSLKKAGGILGLGNSNVLAMDVDQHQRMDMKKLEVTIRNLKKDGKTGIIAVVGIAGATETGTVDPLGEMADLCLGQGIHFHVDAAWGGPVLLSERYAPLLKGIERADSVSMDGHKQFYMPMTSGMVYFRDPGAMDQIAYYSNYVNREGSVDLGIKSLEGSREANALILDSSLKIMGSRGYALMIDHGIETAKAFAAEIEQRVMFEVVTPPELNILTYRMVPPDVCRRLEHADPKGREILNGYLDELNIYIQRTQREAGKSFVSRTRICPVPGSEGGRVVLRSVIMNPMTTNAVLREILDEQERIGQGFCDPIPQIL; encoded by the coding sequence ATGAACAGCAACGATAGGAAAAATCCCAGCCTCATCGCGGACTGGAAAACCCTTGAACGGATTTTTATCCGACCAGAGGATGAGGCGTGTCGGAAGACGCTTGTTAAATATATGGAGCAGATTCTGTTTGGGCTCCATGATTTTTTAAACTCCAATGTGGGGGTCACCCAGGAGATCAGTCTGCTGGAGTTGACCAATCTGTACCGGGATACGCTGATCAGTCCAGACCCTGAAAAAAAGCTTGAGAACGTTATTTCTGACATCATTCATAAAATTGCCCCCAGGGCCGTCAACGTGGCTTCACCCTATTTTGTCGGGCATATGACGGCGGCTATTCCTTTTTTCATGGTTCATCTTAAAACCATAGTGGCGGCCCTGAACCAGAACGTGATCAAGCTTGAGACATCAAAGGTGCTTTCGGTCATTGAAAAACAGGTGCTGGCCAAGATACACCGTTTGATTTATCGCAGGGATGAGGCCTTTTACCAGACCCATGTCCAGAGTGTTGACACTTCCCTTGGGGCCTTTACCACTGGTGGGACAACGGCAAACCTCATGGCCATGTGGGTTGCCAGGAACCATTTCCTGGGTGCCGGGGTTGAACAACAGGGCATGGCTGCTGCCATGCAGGCAAAGGGGGTGGAACGGGCCGTTATTCTTGTTTCCAAACGGGGACATTATTCCCTGAAAAAAGCGGGCGGAATCCTGGGGCTTGGCAACAGTAATGTCCTGGCCATGGATGTGGATCAGCACCAGCGCATGGACATGAAAAAGCTTGAAGTTACCATCCGAAACCTCAAGAAAGACGGTAAAACAGGAATCATAGCCGTTGTGGGCATTGCAGGAGCCACTGAAACAGGCACGGTGGACCCACTTGGGGAGATGGCTGACCTCTGCCTTGGCCAGGGCATCCATTTCCATGTGGATGCGGCCTGGGGCGGACCCGTGCTTTTGAGTGAGCGGTATGCACCGCTTTTAAAGGGGATTGAGCGGGCAGATTCAGTTTCCATGGACGGGCACAAGCAGTTTTATATGCCCATGACAAGCGGTATGGTCTACTTCAGGGATCCTGGGGCCATGGACCAGATCGCCTATTATTCCAATTATGTGAACCGTGAGGGGAGTGTGGATCTGGGCATCAAATCCCTGGAGGGATCAAGGGAGGCCAACGCCCTGATCCTGGACAGTTCCCTCAAGATCATGGGCAGCCGGGGCTATGCCCTGATGATAGACCATGGTATTGAGACGGCAAAGGCCTTTGCCGCTGAGATTGAACAACGGGTTATGTTTGAGGTGGTCACCCCGCCGGAACTCAACATCCTGACCTACCGGATGGTTCCCCCTGATGTCTGCAGGCGGCTTGAACATGCAGACCCCAAGGGACGAGAGATCCTTAACGGCTATCTTGATGAACTCAATATTTACATCCAGCGAACCCAGCGGGAGGCGGGAAAGAGTTTTGTCTCCCGGACCCGGATCTGCCCTGTGCCCGGGAGTGAAGGGGGACGTGTGGTTTTACGTTCGGTGATCATGAACCCCATGACCACAAATGCTGTTCTAAGGGAAATCCTTGACGAGCAGGAGAGGATCGGGCAGGGTTTTTGTGATCCGATACCACAGATTCTCTAA
- a CDS encoding 2-oxoacid:acceptor oxidoreductase family protein, with the protein MKRTRLVFSGSGGQGVITAAIILAEAAVIHEGMNATQSQTYGAAARGGSTRSDVILSDSEIHFPEVTQPNILVCLTQEAYTSFSPIVRPGGLLLTDSRFVTTFKKVDAKQIELPVYETVMAQIGKPIVFNISVLGALIGITELINPASIMEVVKTRVPKDFVEMNSRALELGLAMGSQHKFK; encoded by the coding sequence ATGAAGCGAACCAGACTTGTATTTTCAGGTTCAGGCGGGCAGGGGGTGATCACCGCTGCCATCATTCTGGCTGAGGCTGCCGTTATCCATGAGGGCATGAATGCAACCCAGTCCCAGACCTATGGGGCAGCGGCAAGGGGTGGGTCCACAAGGAGCGATGTGATCCTGTCTGACTCAGAGATCCATTTTCCAGAGGTGACCCAGCCCAATATTCTGGTCTGTCTCACCCAGGAGGCCTACACCTCGTTTTCGCCCATTGTCCGACCAGGGGGGCTCTTGCTCACCGATTCCAGGTTTGTGACCACCTTTAAAAAGGTGGATGCAAAGCAGATCGAGCTTCCCGTCTATGAGACGGTCATGGCGCAGATCGGCAAACCCATTGTTTTTAACATCAGTGTGCTTGGCGCTTTGATCGGGATTACTGAACTGATTAATCCCGCATCCATCATGGAAGTGGTCAAAACCCGGGTACCCAAGGATTTTGTTGAGATGAACAGTCGTGCCCTGGAACTTGGGCTGGCCATGGGATCCCAGCATAAATTCAAATAA
- a CDS encoding PaaI family thioesterase: MDQTLSDERIAFLRSDYEQGFIRYCGFRADKITPGRFTSRVKIDDHHRQQDGFIHAGVMATMADHTAGYSAFTVVDDTFQILSIEFKINFLKPAFGAGLACESTVIRKGRQILVAESEVYDLRDKERVLAAKATVTLMAVPKETLVQQSK, from the coding sequence ATGGACCAGACATTGTCAGATGAGAGAATTGCGTTTCTGAGAAGCGATTATGAACAGGGATTTATCCGCTACTGCGGTTTCAGGGCAGACAAAATCACCCCTGGCAGGTTCACCTCCCGTGTTAAGATCGACGATCACCACCGCCAGCAGGACGGATTCATCCATGCAGGTGTCATGGCCACCATGGCCGATCACACGGCAGGCTATTCCGCCTTTACCGTTGTGGATGACACCTTTCAGATCCTGTCCATTGAATTTAAGATCAACTTTTTAAAACCCGCCTTTGGAGCGGGGTTGGCGTGTGAATCAACCGTCATCAGAAAAGGCAGGCAGATTCTGGTTGCCGAATCTGAGGTGTACGACCTGAGAGACAAAGAAAGGGTACTTGCGGCCAAGGCCACGGTAACCCTCATGGCAGTTCCCAAGGAGACCCTGGTCCAGCAAAGCAAATAA
- a CDS encoding 2-oxoacid:acceptor oxidoreductase subunit alpha, with protein sequence MNKHIKFVQGNEACVEGALYAGIDFFAGYPITPSTEVAELLAERLPRKGGKFIQMEDEIASMCAIIGASLTGHKVMTATSGPGFSLKQEALGYACMAEIPCVVVNVQRGGPSTGNPTHVSQGDVNQARWGTHGDHSIITLTASNHQDVFAMTVDAFNLAETYRTPVILLFDEAVGHMREKLVVPEEGEIPLVDRLRTSVGKGVDYHPYLPREDGRLPMSDFGGDHRYNVTGLFHDMWGFPSNNPGVVNGLLHHLVDKIENNVHAITRCREHYLEGAEYVLVSYGSSARSAIHLAKNRRERGEKIGVLELQSIWPFPEAMIRERCRGARAVIVVEMNMGQVMRHVKAAVDEPERVFLANRIDGHLITPTDIKKLLRVIQGRGV encoded by the coding sequence ATGAATAAACATATTAAGTTTGTCCAGGGAAACGAAGCCTGTGTCGAGGGAGCCCTTTATGCAGGTATTGATTTTTTTGCAGGGTATCCTATAACACCCTCCACGGAAGTGGCAGAATTGCTGGCCGAACGACTTCCCCGGAAAGGGGGAAAGTTTATCCAGATGGAGGATGAGATTGCCTCAATGTGCGCCATCATCGGTGCATCCCTCACCGGCCATAAAGTGATGACCGCCACAAGCGGTCCCGGGTTTTCCCTCAAGCAGGAGGCACTGGGATATGCCTGTATGGCTGAAATTCCCTGCGTGGTGGTCAATGTTCAGAGGGGAGGGCCTTCAACGGGAAACCCCACCCATGTGAGCCAGGGGGATGTGAACCAGGCCCGCTGGGGAACCCATGGGGATCATTCCATCATTACCCTTACCGCCTCCAATCACCAGGATGTGTTTGCCATGACCGTGGATGCATTTAACCTTGCCGAGACATACAGGACTCCTGTAATCCTGCTTTTTGACGAAGCCGTGGGTCATATGCGGGAAAAGCTTGTGGTGCCTGAAGAGGGGGAGATCCCCCTGGTGGATCGCCTCAGAACCTCGGTTGGCAAGGGTGTGGATTACCACCCCTATCTTCCCAGGGAGGACGGCAGGTTGCCCATGTCCGATTTTGGCGGGGATCACCGGTACAACGTCACCGGACTCTTCCACGACATGTGGGGTTTTCCTTCGAACAATCCCGGCGTGGTAAACGGGCTGCTGCACCATCTGGTGGATAAGATCGAGAACAACGTCCACGCCATTACCCGGTGCAGGGAGCACTATCTTGAGGGGGCTGAATATGTGCTCGTATCCTACGGCTCTTCTGCCCGGTCCGCCATTCACCTTGCTAAGAATCGCAGGGAAAGGGGGGAGAAGATCGGGGTGCTGGAACTCCAGTCCATCTGGCCTTTTCCTGAAGCCATGATCCGGGAGCGATGCCGGGGCGCCAGGGCTGTTATTGTTGTGGAGATGAACATGGGCCAGGTCATGCGCCATGTAAAGGCGGCCGTTGACGAACCTGAACGGGTATTTTTGGCCAATCGAATTGATGGACATCTGATAACGCCGACGGATATCAAAAAGCTTCTCCGGGTTATCCAGGGAAGGGGGGTGTAG
- a CDS encoding XTP/dITP diphosphatase: MQEIQVTILVIATRNKGKTREIRALLKGFPVEIKNLDDFGPIPEIEEDGETFDDNAYKKAAFAARVLGYPAMADDSGLVVDALDGAPGVRSARYAGENATDRENWEKLLEQMKGKTNRKAAFQCVISIAVPTGAALTYEGQCQGTILEQPSGENGFGYDPLFFYPELNKTFAQISMDEKGRVSHRGIALHQVAAEFDKVLDWIDINMPEFDKVICTE; the protein is encoded by the coding sequence ATGCAGGAGATACAGGTGACCATTCTCGTGATTGCAACAAGAAACAAGGGAAAAACCCGTGAGATCAGGGCCCTTTTAAAGGGGTTTCCCGTTGAGATAAAGAATCTGGATGATTTTGGACCCATCCCTGAAATTGAAGAGGATGGGGAAACCTTTGACGACAATGCCTATAAAAAGGCGGCCTTTGCGGCAAGGGTGCTTGGCTATCCCGCCATGGCCGATGATTCTGGCCTTGTGGTTGATGCCCTTGACGGGGCACCCGGTGTCCGGTCGGCCCGCTATGCCGGCGAGAATGCAACGGACCGGGAGAACTGGGAAAAGCTTCTGGAACAGATGAAGGGCAAGACCAACAGAAAGGCCGCGTTTCAATGTGTTATCTCCATTGCCGTGCCAACGGGTGCCGCCCTGACCTATGAGGGACAGTGCCAAGGGACGATTCTTGAACAGCCAAGTGGTGAGAACGGCTTTGGCTATGATCCCCTGTTCTTTTATCCCGAGTTGAACAAAACATTTGCCCAGATTTCCATGGACGAGAAAGGTCGGGTGAGCCACAGGGGGATTGCCCTGCACCAGGTGGCAGCCGAGTTTGACAAGGTGCTTGACTGGATCGATATCAATATGCCCGAATTTGACAAGGTGATATGTACAGAATGA
- a CDS encoding OmpA family protein, translating into MKKFTAIAVIAAVPLVMASCAGMTNQESRTKEGVIVGAGLGAILGQAIGGDTEGTLIGAGLGAAIGGVAGNQIGAYMDRQEQALRSAVATSEAASIQRSQNVLTATFKANTFFDFDSSTLKPGAYSELDRVAKVLRDFPQTRIRVEGHTDSKGTDQYNMLLSQRRAQAVTDALVQRGVDPMRMESIGFGESQPVSSNDGDNRRVNIVIIPVQS; encoded by the coding sequence ATGAAAAAATTTACGGCGATTGCCGTTATAGCAGCAGTTCCATTGGTGATGGCCTCGTGTGCAGGCATGACAAACCAGGAAAGTCGGACAAAGGAGGGCGTAATCGTTGGAGCCGGACTCGGTGCCATTCTGGGCCAGGCCATTGGTGGAGACACCGAGGGCACCCTGATCGGTGCAGGCCTTGGGGCCGCCATTGGCGGCGTTGCTGGCAACCAGATCGGCGCCTACATGGACCGCCAGGAACAGGCCCTCAGAAGCGCCGTTGCCACATCCGAGGCGGCCAGCATCCAGCGGTCCCAGAACGTTCTAACAGCCACTTTCAAGGCCAACACTTTTTTTGATTTTGACTCGTCGACTTTAAAGCCCGGTGCTTATTCGGAACTTGACAGGGTGGCAAAGGTGCTCAGGGATTTTCCCCAGACCAGAATCCGCGTTGAAGGGCACACAGACTCAAAGGGGACTGACCAGTATAATATGCTGCTTTCCCAAAGGCGGGCCCAGGCCGTTACCGATGCCCTGGTCCAGCGGGGAGTCGATCCCATGCGCATGGAGAGTATCGGCTTTGGCGAATCCCAGCCGGTTTCCTCAAACGATGGAGACAACCGTCGGGTAAACATTGTCATCATTCCGGTCCAGAGCTGA
- the lpoB gene encoding penicillin-binding protein activator LpoB, with amino-acid sequence MKKNCLSVLMLVTCFAVFTMVGCGATTRNLNPKDEIHYGASYDFSDKKQIVERLVTPLLGAPLFPVQASKPILIVYPVVNETSEHISTGGITDEIRMKLIQSGKFRFINETQRKNIQKETRYQSRGYVDPSMRVDQGRQLGADYILSGTLRSIKKDQPRQWRLNKSERIYYSLDMTLTDLTTGEIVYADQAELAREASRPVIGW; translated from the coding sequence ATGAAAAAAAATTGTTTGAGTGTTCTGATGCTGGTAACCTGTTTTGCTGTGTTCACCATGGTGGGCTGTGGTGCAACCACCAGAAATCTTAACCCAAAAGATGAAATTCACTATGGTGCAAGTTATGATTTTTCAGATAAAAAACAGATTGTGGAAAGACTTGTCACTCCCCTGCTGGGTGCTCCCCTTTTTCCAGTGCAGGCATCAAAACCAATCCTGATTGTTTATCCTGTTGTCAACGAAACTTCCGAACACATCAGTACGGGCGGCATCACCGATGAAATCAGGATGAAACTCATTCAATCTGGAAAGTTTCGTTTTATCAATGAGACTCAACGGAAAAACATTCAAAAAGAGACCCGCTACCAGTCCCGGGGATATGTGGACCCGTCCATGCGGGTTGACCAGGGGCGTCAGCTTGGGGCGGATTATATTCTGAGCGGAACCCTGAGGTCCATCAAAAAAGACCAGCCGAGACAGTGGCGGCTCAACAAAAGCGAACGGATTTACTACAGTCTTGACATGACCCTGACGGATCTTACAACAGGCGAAATCGTTTATGCGGATCAGGCTGAGCTTGCCCGGGAAGCCTCCAGGCCTGTTATCGGCTGGTAA
- a CDS encoding 2-oxoacid:ferredoxin oxidoreductase subunit beta, translating into MSVKDYLRERFFPHMWCPGCGHGTVLNSLLRAVEGLGLDKSDIVMTSGIGCSARISGYVDFHSLHTIHGRALAFATGVKFSKPELKLLVPMGDGDALAIGGNHFIHAARRNIDMTAIVMNNRIYGMTGGQFSPLSGVGIKATTAPYLTIDNDFDVVKMATAAGASFVARSTTYHVLEAVDILKKAIDHKGFSVVEILSQCPTHFGRKNKGGDASNMLESYKANTAKTGSKALAENPSLIARGIFVDEDRPEYCESYDGIIKRLSGGTES; encoded by the coding sequence ATGAGTGTTAAGGATTATTTAAGGGAGCGATTTTTTCCCCATATGTGGTGCCCGGGCTGCGGCCATGGAACGGTCTTGAACTCGCTGCTAAGGGCCGTGGAAGGATTGGGCCTTGATAAAAGTGACATTGTCATGACTTCCGGCATTGGGTGCTCAGCAAGGATTTCAGGATACGTGGATTTTCATTCCCTCCACACCATCCACGGCAGGGCCCTTGCCTTTGCCACCGGGGTTAAATTCAGCAAACCCGAACTCAAGCTTCTCGTTCCCATGGGCGATGGAGATGCCCTGGCCATTGGGGGCAATCATTTTATCCATGCGGCCAGAAGAAATATAGACATGACTGCCATTGTCATGAACAACCGGATTTACGGCATGACCGGCGGTCAGTTTTCGCCCCTTTCCGGGGTCGGCATCAAGGCGACTACAGCCCCCTACTTGACCATTGACAACGATTTTGATGTTGTGAAGATGGCAACGGCGGCAGGGGCCTCGTTTGTGGCAAGATCTACCACCTATCATGTTCTTGAGGCTGTGGATATCCTGAAAAAAGCCATTGATCACAAGGGCTTTTCAGTGGTTGAGATCCTTTCCCAGTGCCCCACACATTTCGGCAGGAAGAACAAGGGGGGAGACGCCTCCAACATGCTTGAAAGCTACAAGGCCAATACGGCGAAAACAGGCTCCAAGGCCCTGGCAGAGAATCCTTCCCTCATTGCAAGGGGGATTTTTGTAGATGAAGACAGGCCCGAGTACTGTGAGTCCTATGATGGGATCATTAAACGTCTATCCGGAGGGACTGAATCATGA
- a CDS encoding 4Fe-4S dicluster domain-containing protein, translating to MARLKLKEHLINREWCKGCGICVHFCPKQVLELDAMEKVVVARPEDCICCKLCELRCPDLAIEVLTDQDEKNE from the coding sequence ATGGCCAGACTGAAACTAAAGGAACATTTGATAAATCGGGAGTGGTGCAAGGGGTGTGGAATCTGCGTCCATTTCTGTCCGAAACAGGTGCTGGAACTCGATGCCATGGAAAAGGTGGTTGTGGCAAGGCCCGAGGATTGTATCTGCTGTAAACTGTGTGAGCTCAGGTGTCCTGATCTTGCCATTGAAGTGTTAACCGACCAGGATGAGAAAAATGAATAA